TCTGCAGTTCTTTTACTTGTATCCATACGATGCCAATCAGGACCATGAGAATGACCATGGCGCTGAGCCCGTGGAACGTATTGCTTCTCCCGTTGATGTCCCCACGCCGCGGAACTAAAGCACTGAAGCTTAATTCATCTGGTGAGGTATTGTTTGTCTCGCTCGCATGACTCATGTGCTGGGGAAGTGTAAAAGGGGGGATGGCGACGTAACCGATATTGTTAGAGGGCGGGAATTCCCCTCGATGTTTACGTTGTGAGGTAAATAAAACAGGATTTCTGTTGGGCCTTTGGATTTGACATTTTAAGGTTATCTCCCATGTCCCTATTTTAACGAGGCAGCAATCGCTATAGTGTATCTGATGTACCAATTGATGAGGCTGATCGTTGCAGTAaaatattccttttttattatgTGTTGTGGTGGtcaccgttttttttaatttgtgaCGTGTtatcgctttttttttgttttcctttatgTGAGTGATGCGGGTTGTTAGTGTTACATAttgtcttttcttgttttacttttgtaaATTCCttaattttattattattttattattttgtcgACCTATGAATATTCTTGGTTTTCTGTCTTGTTGCACGGCAATAGATGGACAGATGGATGAAGTGATATATGAGGGCAGTATGCTGTTAGTGTGTATGTGCACTCTaaagctgctgctgtgtcgGGATAGTGATTTACGTAGGGCAGTTGATTATCTCCTTAtatatttgtcttttttaaaagaaggtTATGTAAATCATGAAGCGAAAacggttttgttttttgttggagatggttattttttattttttttgtttttgttttttttttctctattttgtaacagttttttatttttattttttttggtttttgaaggtgctttattttctgtttttaaacttcttcctcttacttttttttagtttttagtGGGATTGATGGGTATTGACTACTACAAGGTGCTCGGTGTGTCGAGGGACGCCTCGCCAAGCGATATTAAGAAGGCGTATCATCAACTTGCGTTGAAGTACCATCCAGACAAAGCCAGTGGGAATCGGGAGGAGGCGGAGCGGCTATTCAAAGAAGTGGCTGAGGCGTATGATGTGTTGAGcgacgaaaagaagaaaaaaatttatgaCTCTTACGGTGAAGAGGGTCTTAAGGGCGGAGTGCCCGATGGCAGTAGTGGCGGCCCTGGAGGTGCTGGATTCCATGGCTTCTCCTCTGGTGGTGGGACGTATAACTTTTCGAATAGGGACGCATTTAAAGTATTTGAGTCTTTTTTCGGGAGCAATGATCCATTTGCTGGAGGTGACATGTTTGGTGGAGGTCCCGGACTACATCGTGTGTTTCGCGGATTTGGCGGACCGCACGGCTTTATGTCGGGTTTTGGCTCTCCGGAGATGTCGCCCGCGCACGAGGTTCCGCCGCTTGAGTACACTTTTTCGTGCACGCTGGAGGAGATTTACTCGGGCTGCACGAAGAAGTTCAACGTTTTGCGACCGCTGCCCACAGGGGAGGAGAAGAAGTTGTTTGAGGTGGCTGTACTTCCAGGATATAAGAAGGGTACAAAGGTGCGTTTCGTTGGCGAGGGTGGCATTGTTCAGGGCTATCCGCCGAATGTCATGGCAGACTTGGTGTTTGTGCTCGATGAAAAGCCGCATCCGCGGTTCAAGCGGGATGGCGCGGACGTTCTCACAACTGTCCAGATTAACTTGAAGCAAGCTTTACTGGGAACGACAATCAGTGTGCTCTGCCTTGATGGGACTACTCAATCGCTTCCGTTGACTGGGGTGAGCAAAAACGGTCGAAAGCTCCGTGTAAGTGGGAAGGGACTCCCCAATCGCAAGACGAAGCAAAATGGTGACATGTATGTTACCATTGAGGTGGTCATGCCTACGTCACTGAATGAGGCTACGAAGCGATTGGTTGAAAAATGTGAATTTTAGGATTAGTACCATCTAGAGTTTCGTGTGATGAGGGAACCCACGTCAGTTTTAACTTTCCACTTATTTCTGCTCGATACATTTTGATTACCTTCGTGTATCTTGTCGAGATTCGTGTACAGCTGCTGATACGAATTCCGCTAGGTAAAGGAGGAATGTGGGGGCCTTTCCACCCCACCCCTCCCTTCATCTTATCTCACACCTTCCGATCCGTCGTTACGTGGTGCGGTTGCTTTGTTGCTACCCCCATTGTTTTGATAaacgttattattattattattgttagcaattattattattatttgtacTTCCTTTGCTCTCCGCCTGTGCGCGTCGATGATTGGTTGCATTCCTTTATTGCCTGGTGCTCAAAACCGCATTGTGCATGCCGCTTGTGGGGCACCACTGGAGGGCAAAAGTGGTAACGATGTATCAAATATTGGTagtcttctttcccctcttctcttGTACTCTTGTGCTAGTGCTTATAGGGAAACTTATCTccactcatttttttgtgggttGATTGTcgcatttccttttcactccTCTTGGCCATCTGCTTCGTGTGCGGTTTTGAGTCCACACATGCACGTTGGCCTCGCGTACAACGGTGTGTTTgaccctatttttttttgcttttgaactctattttccct
This region of Trypanosoma brucei gambiense DAL972 chromosome 10, complete sequence genomic DNA includes:
- a CDS encoding chaperone protein DNAj, putative, which produces MGIDYYKVLGVSRDASPSDIKKAYHQLALKYHPDKASGNREEAERLFKEVAEAYDVLSDEKKKKIYDSYGEEGLKGGVPDGSSGGPGGAGFHGFSSGGGTYNFSNRDAFKVFESFFGSNDPFAGGDMFGGGPGLHRVFRGFGGPHGFMSGFGSPEMSPAHEVPPLEYTFSCTLEEIYSGCTKKFNVLRPLPTGEEKKLFEVAVLPGYKKGTKVRFVGEGGIVQGYPPNVMADLVFVLDEKPHPRFKRDGADVLTTVQINLKQALLGTTISVLCLDGTTQSLPLTGVSKNGRKLRVSGKGLPNRKTKQNGDMYVTIEVVMPTSLNEATKRLVEKCEF